DNA sequence from the Halobacterium sp. DL1 genome:
TATAAGTGCTTCCACCGAGGCGATACCCCGACGTACAAAGGGCCTCTCGTCGTATTGCCGGGTGTGACCCGAACTGTCCAACTCATCGGCGCACCGATGGACTACGGTGCGGACCGGCGCGGCGTCGACATGGGCCCGTCCGCGATTCGGTACGCCGACCTCGCCACCGAACTGTCGGACGCGGGCGTCGAAGCGGTGGACACCGGCGACCTCTCGATGCCCCGCGCGGAGGAACGGGACCCCGGTAACGAGAGCGCGAAGTTCCTCCCCGAGATCGAGGACCTCTGTGGTCGCCTCGCGGACGAAGTCGAGGAGGCGATCGCGGCCGACCGCGTCCCGCTCGTCCTCGGCGGCGACCACGCCGTCGCCATCGGTTCGATGGCAGGGAGCGCGCGCGACGCCGACATCGGCGTCGTCTGGTTCGACGCTCACGGCGACTTCAACACGCCCGAGACGTCGCCCAGCGGCAACGTCCACGGGATGCCACTCGCCGCCGCGCTCGGCGAGGGCTCGTTCGCCGACCACCCCTGGGCCACTGCCCCCGGCCTCAAAGAGGAGAACATCGCCTACGTCGGCCTCCGTACCCTCGACGACCACGAGCGGGAGGCCATCCAGGACAGCGACATGACGGCGTTCACGATGAGCGAAATCGACGAACGCGGCATCACTGACGTCACGGAGGAGGCCCTGGACGTGGCCAGCGCGGGCGTCGACGGTGTCCACGTCTCCTTCGACATGGACTGGCTCGACCCCGAGGAGGCGCCGGGCGTCGGGACGCCGGTCCGAGGCGGCGCCACCTACCGCGAGGCCCACACCGCCCTCGAGACGGTGGCCGAGCGGGACGCCGACGAGGAGATTCTGCGTTCGATGGAGATCGTCGAGGTGAACCCAATTCTCGACCAGTCGAACCGCACCGCGGACATCGCGGCGGAACTGGCGGCGAGCGCGCTCGGGAAACGAGTGCTGTACAACGCTGGGCGCGCGAGCCGTCGCCGGAAACGCGGCGAGCAGTAGAACTAGCGTCGTCGACCTGTTTCGGTACAGAACGGGAGTGAGGCCTACTCCTCGTCCGATTCGTCGTCAGCCTCGTCGTCGTTCTCGCTCGGGCGGTAGACGGAGACGGCGGCGACCTCGTCGCCCTCCTCGACGTCCATCACCTTCACGCCCTTCGTGTTGCGGCCGTAGGTCGATATCTCGTCGACCGGGAGGCGGATGATCTGGCCGCGCTCGCTCATCGCGACGAGGTTGTCGTCGTCGTCGACGCTGTCCAGGGAGACCACGTCCCCGTTGCGCTCGTCGGTCTTGATGTCGACGAGCCCCTTCCCGTTGCGGCTCTGCTTGCGGTACTCCGAGAGCTTCGTGCGCTTCCCGTAGCCGAACTCGGTGACCGTCAGCAGCGTGCGCTCGTCGTCGGCGTCGACCGCCGCGACGCCGGCCACGCGGTCGTCGCCCTCGAGATTCATCCCGTGGACACCGCGGGCGTTGCGGCCCATCGGCCGGACGTCGTCCTCGTCGAAGCGGATCGCCATCCCCTGCTCGCTGCCGAGGATGACGTCGTCGTCGCCGCTGGTCACCTCGACGTCCGCGAGTTCGTCGCCGTCCTCCAGGGAGGTGGCGATGATGCCGGTCGTGAGGATGTTGCCGAATTCGCCCACGCTCGTGCGCTTCACGTAGCCGTGGCGGGTGGCCATCGTGAGGTACTCGTCGTCGGCCTCGAAGTCCAGGTCGTCGGCCGTGACGACCGCGGATATCTCCTCGCCGTCGTCCAGGTCGAGGATGTTGACCGCGGAGGTCCCGCGGGCGGTGCGGGACATCTCCGGCACCTGGTACACCTTCAGGCGGTAGACCTGCCCCTGGTTCGTGAAGCAGAGCAGGTAGTCGTGCGTGCTCGCGGTGAACACCGTCGAGACGCGGTCGTCTTCCTTCAGGTCGGTGCCGATGATGCCCTTCCCGCCGCGGTGCTGTGAGTCGAACGTGTCCGCGGGGACGCGCTTGATGTAGTCGCCCTCGCTGAGCACGACCACGACGTCCTCCTCGGGGATGAGGTCCTCGTCGGTGACGGTGCCGGCGTCCTCGATGAACGAGGTGCGGCGCTCGTCGTCGTACCCGTCCTTGATCTCGCGGAGTTCGTCCTTGATGACCGAGAGCAGTTCCTCCTCGCTGCCGAGGATCTCCTCGAGGCGCTCGATGGTCTCCGTAACCTCCTCGTACTCGGTCTCGATCTCGGCGGCCTCCATCGACGTGAGGCTGCCGAGCTGCATCCGGACGATGTGGTCGGCCTGGGCCTGCGTGAAGTCGAAGACCTCCTTCAGCGCTTCTTTGGCGCCGTCGCGGTCCTCAGCGCCGCGGATGGTCTCGACCACGTCGTCGACCTGGTCGAGGGCCTTCAGGCGCCCCTCGAGGATGTGCGCGCGGTCCTCGGCCTCCGCGAGGTCGTGCTCGGAGCGCCGGCGCACCACCTCGCGGCGGTGGGCGACGTACTCCGCGAGCATCTCCTTCAGCGTGAGCACCTTCGGCTGGCCGTCGACGAGCGCGAGGTTGATGATGCCGAACGTGCGCTCGAGGTGGGACTCCAGCAGCCGGTTCTCAACGACGTCCGTGTTCGCGTTCTGCTTCAGTTCGATGACGACGCGCACGCCGTTCCGGTCGGACTCGTCGCGGAGGTCGCGGATACCCTCCAGTTTCCCGTCGTTGACGTCGTCGGCGATGCGTTCGACGAGCTTCGACTTGTTCTGCTGGTAGGGGAGCTCGGTGATGACGATAGTGTCGCTGCGGTCACCCTCCTCGACGTGGTACTCGGCGCGCATCCGGACGCGGCCGCGACCGGTCTGGTAGGCCTGCTTGACGTCCGAGCGCCCGACGATGTTCCCCGCCGTGGGGAAGTCGGGGCCCTTGACGTAGTCCATCAGGTCGACGACGGTGCACTCGGGGTTGTCGATGAGGTGGATTGTCGCGTCGATGACCTCGCCGAGGTTGTGCGGCGGGATGTTCGTCGACATCCCGACGGCGATGCCCGAGGACCCGTTGACGAGCAAGTTCGGGAGCGCCGCCGGCAGCACTGTCGGCTCGGTGAGGCGGTCGTCGTAGTTGGCCTGGAAGTCGACCGTGTCCTTCTCGATGTCCTCGAGCAGTTCCTCGGCGATGGGGGCCATGCGGGCCTCCGTGTACCGCATCGCCGCGGCGGGGTCGCCGTCGACGCTCCCGAAGTTCCCCTGCCCGTCGACGAGGGGGTAGCGCATCGAGAAGTCCTGGGCCATCCGCACGAGCGCGTCGTAGATGGCGGAGTCGCCGTGCGGGTGGTAGTCACCCATCGTGTCCCCGACGATGTTCGAGGACTTGCGGTGGCTCGATCCGCTCGTGATGTTCGCCTCGTGCATCGCGTAGAGGATGCGCCGGTGGACGGACTTGAGGCCGTCACGGACGTCTGGCAGCGCGCGACCCGCGATGACGCTCATCGCGTAGTCGATGTACGACTGCTCCATCTCCTCGTCGACGCGCACGTTCTTCACTCGGTCCGCCACGCCGTCGGGTACGTCAGGTGATTCCGAACTCATCTCAGATGTCCACCCACTCTGCGTCCGTCGCGTTCTCCTGGATGAACCGCTTGCGTGGTTCGACGGCGTCGCCCATCAGCACGGAGAACATCTTGTCCGCCGCGGCCGCGTCCTCGACGGTGATGCGCTTGAGGATGCGGTGCTCCGGGTCCATCGTGGTGTCCCAGAGCTGCTGGGGGTTCATCTCCCCGAGGCCCTTGAACCGCTGGACCTGCGTCGGGTTGCCATCGCACTTCTCCTCGACGATGCGCTCGCGGTCCGCTTCCGTCATCGCGTCGTACGTCTCGCCGCGGTAGCGGATGCGGTAGAGCGGCGGCTGGGCGGCGTAGACGAACCCGCCCTCCAGCAGCGGCTTCATGTGCCGGTAGAAGAACGTCAGCAGCAGCGTGCGGATGTGCGCGCCGTCGACGTCGGCGTCCGTCATCATCACGATGTTCTTGTACCGGAGGTTCTCGATGTCGAACTCGTCGCCGATGCCGGTGCCCAGCGCGGTGATGATGTGTCGCAGCTCCTCGTGTTCGAGGATGCGGTCGAGGCGGTGTTTCTCGACATTCAGAATCTTCCCGCCGAGCGGGAGGATGGCCTGGAACTCGGGGTTGCGGCCCTGCTTGGCGGAGCCACCCGCGGAGTCGCCCTCGACGATGAACAGTTCGGCGTCGTCGGGGTCTTTCGTCTGGCAGTCCGCCAGCTTCCCCGGGAGGCTCGTCGAGGAGAGCGCGCTCTTCCGGCGCGTTAGCTCCTCGGCCTTCTTCGCCGCCTTCCTCGCCTTCGCGGCCTCGACGGCCTTCAGGACGACCGCTCGCGCGGTGTCGGGGTTCTCCTCGAAGTAGGTGCCGATGCCCTCGTGGACGACGCCCTCGACGATGCCCCGGACGTCGCTGTTGCCGAGTTTCGTCTTCGTCTGTCCCTCGAACTGCGGGTCGGGGTGTTTCACGGAGATGACCGCGGTGAGGCCCTCCCGGATGTCCTCGCCCTTGAGGTTCTCGCCGTCGAGTTCCCCGAGGAGGTCGTTCTCGTTCGCGTAGTCGTTGACGACCCGCGTGAGCGCCGTCTTGAAGCCCGTGAGGTGCGTGCCGCCCTCGCGGGTGTTGATGTTGTTGGCGAACGCGTGCGTCGAGGACTGGAGGTCGTCGGAGGCCTGCATCGCGATCTCGACCTGGATGCCGTCGTCCTCGTCCTCGAAGTAGATGACGTCGTCGTGGAGCGCGTCGCGGGACTCGTTGAGGTACTCGACGAACTCCCGGATGCCGCCGTCGTACTTGAACGTCGAGGACTCGACCTCGTCGCCGCGCTCGTCCGTGAGCGTTATCTCCACGCCGGAGTTGAGGAAGGCGAGTTCGCGCAGTCGCGTCTCCAGGGTGGAGTAGTCGAAGTCCAGCGTCTCGAAGATCTCGCTGTCCGGTCGGAACCGGATGAGCGTCCCGGTGTCGTCGCTGTCGCCGAGTCGCTCGAGGTCGGTGACGGGTTCGCCGCGTTCGAACTTCTCGCGGTACTTCCCGCCGTCGCGCTCGACCTCCACGGCGAGGCGCTCGGAGAGCGCGTTCACCACGGAGACGCCGACGCCGTGGAGCCCACCGGACACCTGGTAGGACTTGGCGTCGAACTTCCCGCCCGCGTGCAGGACGGTAAGGATTACCTCGACCGCGGGGCGGTCGTACTCCTCGTGGGTGTCGACCGGGATGCCCCGGCCGTCGTCCTCCACGCTGACGGAGCCGTCCTCGTGGAGGGTCACTTCGATGTGGTCACAGTAGCCTGCCAGTGCTTCGTCGATGGAGTTGTCCACGACCTCGTACACCAGGTGGTGCAGGCCACGAGAGTCGGTGGAGCCAATGTACATCGCCGGCCGCTTCTGCACCGCCTCCAGTCCCTCGAGGACCTGGATTTGGCCAGCGCTGTACTCGGATTGTTCGGACATGAACGTTGTAGCGCCGTAGTCGCCGCATAGGTAAAAAAGCCCCGCACGCGTGCGCGCGAAACCGGGTAGGGTGACCTTATCCCCGGAGTCACTCCCGCAGACTGTAACTCGGGCGTCCGAGCGCTTCGGCGTCAGGCCGCCGACAGCGACGCGAGGTAGCCGCCGACTGCCCCCAGGCCCGCGGGAAACAGGATGGCCGCGAACAGCAGGACGTGCGGGAACGAGAGGGAGAGCGCCACGCCGTCGGTCGTCCCGGTGAAGTAAACCCCGCCGAGGACGGCCAGCGGGAGGTAGCCGAGGGTAGGCAACGCGCCGGCGAGCATCTTCGTTCGCGTGTCGGCTGGCACGATGTCCTTCACGGCGACGCTGTACCCCGTGCTGGTGAGCACTACGACGACGAGCAGCACGAACAGTTCGCCCGCGTTCGCCACCTGGGTCGCGTAGTTCAGCGTCGCGGAGCCCCCGGTGATGGGGACCAGGTGACCGCCGTAGAAGACGAATCCTAACTCGGCAACCGGCGACAACCCCGCGAACGTCCACCGGGTGAACACGCTCGTCCCGACGAGGGAGTACAGCGCGACGGA
Encoded proteins:
- a CDS encoding DNA gyrase subunit A, with amino-acid sequence MSSESPDVPDGVADRVKNVRVDEEMEQSYIDYAMSVIAGRALPDVRDGLKSVHRRILYAMHEANITSGSSHRKSSNIVGDTMGDYHPHGDSAIYDALVRMAQDFSMRYPLVDGQGNFGSVDGDPAAAMRYTEARMAPIAEELLEDIEKDTVDFQANYDDRLTEPTVLPAALPNLLVNGSSGIAVGMSTNIPPHNLGEVIDATIHLIDNPECTVVDLMDYVKGPDFPTAGNIVGRSDVKQAYQTGRGRVRMRAEYHVEEGDRSDTIVITELPYQQNKSKLVERIADDVNDGKLEGIRDLRDESDRNGVRVVIELKQNANTDVVENRLLESHLERTFGIINLALVDGQPKVLTLKEMLAEYVAHRREVVRRRSEHDLAEAEDRAHILEGRLKALDQVDDVVETIRGAEDRDGAKEALKEVFDFTQAQADHIVRMQLGSLTSMEAAEIETEYEEVTETIERLEEILGSEEELLSVIKDELREIKDGYDDERRTSFIEDAGTVTDEDLIPEEDVVVVLSEGDYIKRVPADTFDSQHRGGKGIIGTDLKEDDRVSTVFTASTHDYLLCFTNQGQVYRLKVYQVPEMSRTARGTSAVNILDLDDGEEISAVVTADDLDFEADDEYLTMATRHGYVKRTSVGEFGNILTTGIIATSLEDGDELADVEVTSGDDDVILGSEQGMAIRFDEDDVRPMGRNARGVHGMNLEGDDRVAGVAAVDADDERTLLTVTEFGYGKRTKLSEYRKQSRNGKGLVDIKTDERNGDVVSLDSVDDDDNLVAMSERGQIIRLPVDEISTYGRNTKGVKVMDVEEGDEVAAVSVYRPSENDDEADDESDEE
- the gyrB gene encoding DNA gyrase subunit B (negatively supercoils closed circular double-stranded DNA), with the translated sequence MSEQSEYSAGQIQVLEGLEAVQKRPAMYIGSTDSRGLHHLVYEVVDNSIDEALAGYCDHIEVTLHEDGSVSVEDDGRGIPVDTHEEYDRPAVEVILTVLHAGGKFDAKSYQVSGGLHGVGVSVVNALSERLAVEVERDGGKYREKFERGEPVTDLERLGDSDDTGTLIRFRPDSEIFETLDFDYSTLETRLRELAFLNSGVEITLTDERGDEVESSTFKYDGGIREFVEYLNESRDALHDDVIYFEDEDDGIQVEIAMQASDDLQSSTHAFANNINTREGGTHLTGFKTALTRVVNDYANENDLLGELDGENLKGEDIREGLTAVISVKHPDPQFEGQTKTKLGNSDVRGIVEGVVHEGIGTYFEENPDTARAVVLKAVEAAKARKAAKKAEELTRRKSALSSTSLPGKLADCQTKDPDDAELFIVEGDSAGGSAKQGRNPEFQAILPLGGKILNVEKHRLDRILEHEELRHIITALGTGIGDEFDIENLRYKNIVMMTDADVDGAHIRTLLLTFFYRHMKPLLEGGFVYAAQPPLYRIRYRGETYDAMTEADRERIVEEKCDGNPTQVQRFKGLGEMNPQQLWDTTMDPEHRILKRITVEDAAAADKMFSVLMGDAVEPRKRFIQENATDAEWVDI
- a CDS encoding arginase, giving the protein MTRTVQLIGAPMDYGADRRGVDMGPSAIRYADLATELSDAGVEAVDTGDLSMPRAEERDPGNESAKFLPEIEDLCGRLADEVEEAIAADRVPLVLGGDHAVAIGSMAGSARDADIGVVWFDAHGDFNTPETSPSGNVHGMPLAAALGEGSFADHPWATAPGLKEENIAYVGLRTLDDHEREAIQDSDMTAFTMSEIDERGITDVTEEALDVASAGVDGVHVSFDMDWLDPEEAPGVGTPVRGGATYREAHTALETVAERDADEEILRSMEIVEVNPILDQSNRTADIAAELAASALGKRVLYNAGRASRRRKRGEQ